The genomic interval AccctggtttttggctgttttcagtctAAAAccctggtttttggctgtttttcagtctaaaaccctgttttttggctgtttttcaggcccaaACCCTGTTTTTTGACTGCTTTTCAGGCCCAAACCCTGtttctggctgtttttcaggcccaaACCCTGTTTTTTGACTGCTTTTCAGGCCCAAACCCTGtttctggctgtttttcaggcccaaaccctgttttttggctgtttttcagtctaaaatcttgtttttttactttttcaggCCCAAACCCTGTTTTTTAGGCCCAAACCCTGtttctggctgtttttcaggcccaaACCctgtttgggggctgtttttcaaTCTAAAACCctgttttttgcctttttttcagGCCGATGTGCGCGCTGGAAattagaagagcagctggtgccCACAGAGGCCACCCGTGCGATGGGTTTGCCATCAGGATTATAGGGtcttctgttcaagcaggagggtcagactagatgacctccaaggtcctttccagctttgTTACTCTGTGGTTGGAAACCCAGCGAAGCAGCCCTTGCAATCGAAAGGCAGAACTTTGCAGTCCACAACTTATAGTGGCAAAGGAGTTCCAACTGGTTAAttgtcactgttaggaagtttctccttaattccaagttgcttctctccttcattagtttccatccattgtttcttgtcctgccttaagggggctttggagaatagcttgactccctcttctttggggcaacccctgagatattggaaggctgctatcatgtctcccctggtccttcttttcattaaactagacacacccagttcctgcaaccgttcttcatatgttttagtctccagtcccctaatcctcttcgttgctttTCTGCAGACACGTCCGTTAAAAAACCATCTTCCTTGTAATGCACCGGTTCCCTGCAGCTTCCTCGCTTTGGGATGAACCAAAATTCGGCCGTAATtaaaaatctccccccccccccccaaacaccacTTGCCGTGTCTGGAATTCCTTCCGTGCCATAAAAATGGCTCTGACTCCACAAAactgccccaaagaggagggagtcaaattattccccaaagcatctgaaggcagaaaaagcaatgggtggaaactaatcagggagagaagcaacctggaacggAGGAGGGACTTCCTGACAgcgaggacaattagccagtggaacatgctccccaccagaaattgtgggtgttccatcaatggaggtttttaagaagagactggacagttgcttctctgaaatgatatatagtgtctcctacttgagcagagggctgggctagatgacctccagggtcccttccaactctcttgttGTGCCTACTGGACAGCCGAGGATGCTCACCTGAATGTCGTGGCTGACCTCCAGGCTGATCTTGGGCAAGGAGATAGCCACGGAGCGCTGCTTCATCTTGCCCAGCCAAATCCGCAGCTGTTCCTGGGTGAGCATCTTCTCTATCCGTTCCAAGGGCTCCACATGGTCCGGCATGATGATGATGAGGCTGGAGAGCTTGTGGGCCAGCGGCATCTCCACGATCTGCAGCTTCTCCGCCTCGTCCTGGTAGTATTTGTAGAGCCCTGCAGGGAATCGGAATCAGTGGGCTGGTCAGAAAGAGGGCAGGAGAGGGGCAAGGAAGGGGATCAGAGACCCGGAGGCTGAaacgaaggcaggacaagaagcaatgggtggaaactcattcttatcttcttctctccttcctccctcccttctctcctcccttcgctccctccttccaccctcccttctctccttccttcccatcttccttctctcctttcttcctaccctcccaccttccttccttccaatatctcaggggttgccccaaagaagagggagtcaagctattctccaaggcacctgcaggcagggcaaaaagcaatgggtggaaactcatccttatcttcttctctccttcctccctccctcccttctctcctcccgtctctccttccttccctctctccttgtttccttccaccctcccttctctccttccttcccatcttccttccttccaatatctcaggggttgccccaaagaagaaggagtcaagctattctccaaagcacctgagggcaggacaagaagcaatgggtggaaactcatccttatcttctcctctccctcctccctctcttctctcctcctgtctctccttccttcgctccttccttccctccctccttccaccctcccttctctccttccttcccatcttccttctctccttccttcctaccctcccaccttccttccttccaatatctcaggggctgccccaaagaagagggagtcaagctattctccaaggcacctgagggcagaacaagaagcaatgggtggaaactcatccttatcttctcctctccttcctccctgcctcccttctctcctcccgtctctccttccttcccaccctccttgtttccttccaccctcccttctctccttccttcccatcttccttccttccaatatttctgaggttgccccaaagaagagggagtcaagctattctccaaagcacctgaaggcaggacaagaaggaatgggtggaaaccaatcaaggagagattagcttgaccctttcttctttggggcaacccctgagatattggagagaaggaaggtgggagagaaggaaggtgggaaggaaggagagaaggaaggatctcttccttgattagcttccacctattgcttcttgttctaccctccggtgctttggagaatagcttgaccccttcttctttgtggcaacccctgagatattggaaggaaaGTTCTCTAAAGCccatgaaggcagaacaagaagcaatggattcaacttatcaaggagagaagcaacttggaattaaggggaaacttcttACGgtgacaattaaccagcggaacagcttgccaccagaagttgtgggtgctccaacacttgggggtgtttaagaagagattggaccaccatttcTCTGGAATTGTGAAGGGCAACTATTTTTTACAACCTAGGCCCCTTTAAgattcgtggacttcaactccaagagatcctcagccagcatggctggctggagaattctgggagttgaagtccacttgtctAAAAGGCTCCATGTTTGCAGATCCCTGGAATAAGCCAAGggacaaataaacacaaattaaatGCAAGTACTGTCTCCGCAGTAGGGGGGCCGCATGTCAGCTCCACAGGCCCGGAGCTGTCATTCAGGCGGGGGGGAAGCTGTGGGAGCTGCCAGATGGGGGCCTTCCCTTTCACCGCTTGGTGAGTTAAATCTTGCAAGAGATTTGCTTGCAACGTATTTAACACAATATCTGATTATttaaagtcactttttaaattattcGACATCATTTTCTGATTCAACTCCCTTACCCGTACGATGCATCATGGGAATGCCGACTGTGTAGGAGCGCGTCACCATGAAGCCGCGGTTGTCCACCATCTTGTGATGGAACTTCTCATCCCAGTGCGCTAAAACAAAAAGAACAGCCgcgaattttaaaaaatgcaacgaGCGGTGCGGTGTCCTAGAGGTGGCGCTCACGCCTCacgatcaggaggctgtgagttcaatcctaggtagaggcaagcatttttctctctctctctctctgggctacACGGGGAGAATattatctgccgaacaaaactctggCGTGGCAACTGGAAAGGCACCCGGCCAGTAAAATAATGCTAGCTTCATTCgtcgcccagactccaccccgcaagggattatggggtcgctAATGAAAAAAAGTGTACAAAACAGGTTAAGTTTAGATCAGGGTTTTCCAACCTCGGcccctttaagacgggtggacttcaactcccagaattccccaggcagccatggctgcctggggaattctgggagttgaagtccacccgtcttaaaggggccaaggttggaAAACCTTGTTCCAGATGCGTTCCTAAGGATCCAATGAACCGTCCGATTCATTTTTTAAGAGATCATCAAGTAGGCACAACAACAAGCCTTCAAAAGAAGACAGGATGGCAGCCACCATCTCCATCTTGACCTTCTGCTCCGTCTACCGATACCCCGCCACCATGTTCCCCCCTCTGCTTCAAAGCCCCCCCCATCACCGCGGACTCACGTTTGAAGAACATGGCGTTGACGATCAAGGCCCCATCCGTCTTCTGGACGTCTTTGGTGACTTCGGGCAGCTTGCCATCCGTGGTCTGGGCTGCCCATTCGTTGATGGACTTGAGGGCGCTACGCTTATCCCGGAAGTTGATCTTCGAATGCTCGTAGTTGTAGTGCTTCTTGCTATTCTGCACAAAGTCCTCCGCGAAGCTGATGGAGCTGGGCCCGTAGAGGCGGCTCCCCAGTTTCCAGGTGACGTTCCGGGCCGTGGCGTTGCTGACGTCCGTCAGGAATTCGGAGAGTCCGCTGTGGATGTCGTCGTCGTTGAGCTTGCTGGCGCTAAGTAGGGCCTTGGCTTGGGAGGCGGTGGTGTCCTTGCCCCCGAGGGACACCAAGCCCAGCGAAGACGCCACCACCACGGGGGACACCAAGATGTTCTCCAAGGTCTTGTCCTTGGCCATCACCTGGTAGAGGTTGAAGGCCAGGATGGCGCTGCGGTCGGCCAACGTGGCGGCCTTCTCGCTCAGATTCTTCTCCTTCGCGGCGGCTTTCTTCTCGCTTTTCTTCTTGTCGTCAGAGGGCACCGCCGTGGCGAGGGCGCAGAGCGCGAGGAGGTGGATCAACCAGGTGGAATCCATGACAGCAGAGGGCAGTCACGAGCTACGAGGAAGCAAGATCCGTCGGTCAGAatgggtggaaggctgagtcgtccttgagcccgtcaggatcgaactcctggcagtcggcagaattagtctgcaacaCAGCtcacgaccacaatggagcccaaaatttatgttgagaaatttattaagtgaattttgccccgttttacgtcTTTTCTTGCCGCATTCGATAAGCGAATCACGGCGGTTGTTAAATTGGCAAGTCCCCCACttaacaacatttcatttagtgaccattcaaaatgatgcactgaaaaaagtgacttatgaccttttcacacttatgacccttttttcacacttacaaccccaCCGTCTCGCAATCCAAACTCAGACGCTCGGCAGctgactcgtacttatgacggtcgcagtgccccGGGGTGGTGGTAGGGTagcatgatccccttttgcgaccgcctGACAAGCAACAtccatggggaagctggattcacttaacaactaggttactGACTTataaacagcagtgattcacttagcaaccgctgcaagaaaggtcgtaaaatggagcaaaattactTTAACAACCAATTTTGGGGTCAAGTGTGTTCGAAAATACAAATATAAGGGCATCTCGATTTAAGATCCGTTCCTTTGTGATTATTGAGTGTTACGACAGGCACCCCCACCTCACAAAtgaccccccccatccccaaaatGATTGCATTTCGGGCACCTGGCTTACAGCTTTTTATAGCCTTCCAACCTCACAACCACAATTCATGACGTTTTGCTgaaaattttatttctattttccaaCAAAAATTACCATTGCGGACGTCGTCTTTGCTTAACGAttccccaattttttttatttttgtaaaatcaGGTCAGCCACATGGTGACCCATTTAACAACCAGCACGACTTACACCCTAGTTCTGGGTTCAAtcactgtcataagtcaaggactaattatATGTCAAAATGTTACAACACCGACTGTGCTCAAATCCGGAGTAACTTATTTaatatgaaatttatttggcGTCTCCTGAAGAGCTACTTTTCTGCAATTTTAATTCAAGCAATTTATCATGCAAATATAAGGCGGAATTCGAAGACAGATGTTGAGTAAATTTAATGCATCATAAAGTTAATAAATTGCTTTTTGCAAAGACCGTATTCCCAAAATACGGTGGTAGGCAATCCAGGTTTTTCCCTAGCTCCTAGGACTTTCAGTCAGCACTTCCTGGCTGTGAAGGATGGATGCTGTAGTCCCCAAACATCTGGAACTGCCTGGCTGTAAAAACCCTGTAAAGTCAAAATTACAGATGCTAGTAGCTCTGGCTAGAGTGTGTTTCCCTGATACGCCACTAGGTGGCATCTAAGATTACACTACTACAGTTTGGTCTTTTGCAGAATTTAAGAATTTGATTAAAGATTTAGCTGGAATCACAATATTTTCCTCACTTCCCGGCCACACACCCACTTGGTTTACAACTTGGAGTGCAAGGTAGTAACTTTGGAGCAGTGATGCAAGGAAGCAACAGCTCAGAAAACAGTAGCAACTAAATGGTGCAAAAGCAGAGAAGGCCACATGCCAGTGGCAAAGTACATGTCAGTTTCAATGCTTGGTACTTCCGCTTGAAAAGGGGaagacatttcccccccctccaaacttCCATGTTCAAGAGCTGATATACAATAGGTGGACCAATAATCCACCAGGAAAATTAGACCAGAAATCATCTAATTCCAAcagatttgcaaaataaaaatgtttcatttccatTAAGACCAAATCAGCaaggtttttctccttttttaataataataatcagcccCAAAAGCTgttaatctcaccaaagattacataataataataacaacaacaggtTAGGattcaagctgttgagctaccaaccagctccaaaggttgtgaatctcaccaaagattaacctaataataataacaagaacaacaagaacaacctGGCCctcgaaactacatggctatggatgaagtatgtgacagtgatgcccattgtcatcggggcacttggcaccatgtccaagaattttacaagacacatccacaaattgcagctttctgcaacAAAACCaccggaactgcaaaaaactacgCTACTCGGGACATCTTATATtctaagaaggtccttggttgatacctaggacgctggcagcaaactgtatcaaccattagcaccagtcaatggtatttgtgatgcatttttgaatgttcagttggctgagtttcatgtttaatgaataaagtatataaataataataaataataacaataataataatttaagaaggtccttgattgatacctaggacgctggcagcaaaccgtatcaatcattagcaccagtcaatggtacttgtgacacatatttaaatgttcatttgactgagtttcatgtttaatgaataaagtaaataatgtgtgtgtgtgtgtgtgtatagctggatagataataataatatatgtgtttttagatagatagatatatagagtaAGAtctagataaatatagatatatattgcaAAATTGCGAGACGGAAAGGGagcaaaagagagaagagaaagaatgaagcATCTTCAGTGGaaattacagttagtcctcaacttacgaccattcatttagtgaccgttcaaagttacaacagcactgaaaaaaagagacttatgaccgttttctcTAGTTACGACCTTTTCAGCATCCCCCTGGTTAAgtgctcaaaattcagacacttggcaacccgactcagatttatgacggttgcagcgtcccagggtcGTGGGATCCGCATTTGCGACctgacgagcaaaatcaacggggggagccagagtcacttaacgaccgtgtcccTAACCTATCAACTTCAGTGATTCGCTGAACAtccgtggcaagaaatgttgtaaaactcaactcaacctaaattttgggctcaaaattGGTGGTTGCAAGTCGAGCGTTACCTGTGTTTATGACCGTCGGAAatggtcacgtgattcccccttttgtgaccttcggaggagcaaaaccaatggggaagagccggattcccttaacaaccgtgttcctaacttaacaacggcagtgattcccttaacgacGGTGGCCAGAAAAGTCACAAAGCGGGGCAAAAGATACTTAACAACCACCTggcatagcaatggaaattctgggctcaattgtgatcgttaagtcgaggattgcCATGTATAATTTTAACTATCCCTGCAAacgtgatgcccccccccccccaatttttcctTGCAGTGCCATCTGAGCAGCTGCCAAGGCCTCCAGGGCTGGCACAGGCGGGCACCATGCCAAGGGAGAAGATTAAGGCGAATTCCTTGCATAAAAAGGGGCATTGCTGAGTCAGAGAATAACAGAGAAAAGATGGAATTGCGTTCCTCCCCCAGGCTACCCCCCCGTGCCCCCCCACAGGCTCCAAACAGCCTTGCCCCCACAATAAACCAATTCAGCTGCCAGCACAGGGTTCAAATTTCAATTTTATGCATCGTCGGTCATTCAAGCTGGTCgggcaaatttaaaaagaaaacaaatgagcCAGACTTTATAGAAAGGCTTTCTATAAATAAGTCCACCTTCGAACAAAGCCTCCCTTTGTTAAATCAGGAGCGGTCAGAAGGGAAAGGCACGCAGACtggttacaggcagtcctcggcttacgacccaGCATTgtgcccagaattcccccttgctaagcgagacagttgagGGAATTTCGCCTCCCTTTTCATCACAACTGTTCAATGAATCACTTGTTAAGTTAGCCGCACAGCTGTGGAGCGAAATCTGGGTTCCCTGCTGAATCTGCTGATCAGATGGTCGCAAGAGGAGGATCGGGTGATCCTGGGACACCGCAGCCGTCGTaactatgagtcagctgccaagaatctgaattggGGCAACGTCaccactgcaatggtcgtaagggtggaaaacggtcgtaagtcgctTTCTTTTCCGGTGCCGTTGTTAACTTTGGTTACTAAagggactgttgtaagtcgaggactatcttgACTCAGTTGtggagtgtctgaattttgatcatgcgacgcTGGctacagtcgctaagtgtgaaaaagccATGTCACTTTCCCCAGGGCttgctgtaactttggtcattaaatgaatggtcgtaagttgaggactacctgtaatttccaCTGAGGATgcttcattctttctcttctctctttcgcTCCCTTCCTTCCGTCTCGCACACAACCtaagctgtaagtcaaggactgcgtGCATTGGTTGGTTCCTGAATCCAAACAGCTGGATTGGTAACGCAGATGTGGCGCAACACTATTTTTATTGCTATAAACACAACACTTTTGTTGTGGAGCAAAAACTTATCTTGCAAATCCACTCCACGCCTTCCTCACTACCGTTATAAAGGACTTGTGACTTTACCTGGGATCAGAATTTTGCAGTGGCTGTGTGCAataacccccacccacccccatatttTGGCTTAATaaagcaattattatttttttctcatcgTTGGCTTCTTTTAAgaactgtggatttcaactcccagaatgccccccCAGGCTGCCCTGATTGACAAATAGACAGCATTTGCAAAGTCTTTGACgtgtttttcccccaaaataaaaattgtattgtattgtattgtattttattatttgtatgccgtccttctccgggaggacttaGGGTGGCAAAcaattcaggggggggggggaaaggggaacataaagggcaaaatacaaataataaaagtaagcaacagtcacacaaccatacatgtcgagaggggagggaactcatcacccccaggcctgccggcacagccaggttttgacggctttttggaaggcctggagagaggtgagggtccgaatccctgcggggagttcgttccaaagggccggagctgccacagagaaggccctcccccgggtaatagccaggtggcattggctggtagatggcacccggaggaggccgaccctgtgagatctaatgggtctgtgggaggtaattggcagcaggcggtctctcaagtacccagatcataTGATATTTGCTTCTGGTTTTCGGCAAAAGCGGTCCCATACTGAAACAATGGGTTTGGCTTAACGACCGccacaagaaaggttgtaaaaaaagaaacatccGGATACGTGATGTCTGGCTTTATGACCGTATAATTTATGCTTTTAtcactgtaagtcaaggactagctagcTGTAACCTGAACAAGAGGAAAAGCATCTGTAGCATGCTCTTACCTGTTCAGGAAAGCTTTTGAAATTCTTTCACTGGGCGTGATAAGTGCTCAGCTACAGAACCTTCCtggaattaacagaataacagcgttggaagggaccttggaggtcttctagcccagccccctgctcaagcaggagaccctatctcaTTCCcatgaaaatgggcctcccaatttattctttaaaaacttccagtgttggcgcacccacaacttctggttggcaagctgttccactggttaattgttctcaccgttaggaaatttctcctcgtttccacgttgcttctccccttggttagtttccatccattgcttcttgtcctaccttccagggggctttggagaatgtgGGAacaccccccctttcccttccttctct from Thamnophis elegans isolate rThaEle1 chromosome 6, rThaEle1.pri, whole genome shotgun sequence carries:
- the SERPINH1 gene encoding serpin H1, translating into MDSTWLIHLLALCALATAVPSDDKKKSEKKAAAKEKNLSEKAATLADRSAILAFNLYQVMAKDKTLENILVSPVVVASSLGLVSLGGKDTTASQAKALLSASKLNDDDIHSGLSEFLTDVSNATARNVTWKLGSRLYGPSSISFAEDFVQNSKKHYNYEHSKINFRDKRSALKSINEWAAQTTDGKLPEVTKDVQKTDGALIVNAMFFKPHWDEKFHHKMVDNRGFMVTRSYTVGIPMMHRTGLYKYYQDEAEKLQIVEMPLAHKLSSLIIIMPDHVEPLERIEKMLTQEQLRIWLGKMKQRSVAISLPKISLEVSHDIQKHLSDLGLTEAMDKNKADLSKISGKKDLYLSNVFHAAAFELDTDGNPFDTDLYSREEIRNPKLFYVDHPFLFLVKDNKTNSVLFIGRLVKPKGDKMRDEL